In the genome of Calothrix sp. PCC 6303, the window GTGCTACAGTCTATGTCCAAAGCTCATGTAATTGGATTCGGAAAGTCCGGTGTTGCTGCGGCAAGATTGTTGAAGCGGGAAGGTTGGGAGGTGACTTTGAGCGATCTTAATACCTCCCCTGTCCTCTCCGCACAACAAGAAAAACTTGCTGCTGAAGGAATTACCGTAAAACTCGGTTATTCCTTAGATTTTGGCGAATCCCAATTACCCCAGTTGATTGTAGTTAGTCCTGGTGTACCTTGGGACATCCCCACATTACTGAAAGCGCGAGAATTAAATATCGAAACCATCGGTGAAATGGAATTAGCATGGAAATACTTAAACCATGTTCCCTGGGTAGGAATCACAGGTACCAATGGTAAAACTACCACCACATCCCTGATTGCTGCTATCTTTGCCAAAGCAGGTTTAAACGCTCCCGCCTGCGGTAACATCGGCTATGCTGCCTGCGAGGTGGCTTTGGAATATGCAGGAAATAAGCAAAAGTCAGAACAAGAGAATGAAAAAGTAGGGGAGTTAGTTCCCCCTGCCTCTGATGAAAAGTCTTTAGATTGGGTAATTGGTGAAATTAGCAGTTATCAAATTGAATCTTCCTCCACCCTTGCACCCCGTATCGGCATCTTCACAACATTTACACCAGATCATTTAGCTCGTCACAAAACAATAGAGAATTATTACAATATCAAAGCCAAGCTATTACAACATTCCCAACTCCAAATCATTAACGGGGATGATGTAAACTTGAAAAAAATCGGTTTAAAAGATTGGTCAGATGCTTACTGGACAAGCATCCAAGGGGAAGAATCCCTAATTGGCGAAAAAGGTTTCTACATTGAAGATGGTTGGATTATCGAGAAACTCACATCCATACCCAAAAAAGTTATCAAAACATCTACACTGCGAATGCTTGGTTCCCACAACCTGCAAAACCTCCTCATGTCAGTGGCAGCAGCAAGACTCGCAGGAATTGAACCCGAAATTATCTCCCAAGCAATCACGGAGTTTCCCGGTGTTCCCCACCGCATCGAACATATCTGCACTTGGGAAGGAATTGACTTCATCAACGATAGCAAAGCAACCAACTACGAAGCAGCAGAAGTTGGTTTAGGATCCATGACAAGTCCCACAATTCTCATCGCTGGTGGTGAGGCAAAAGAAGGCGATGATTCCGCCTGGATTGCTAAGATTAAAGAGAACGCGATCGCTGTTTTGCTCATCGGTAATGCTGCATCCCAATTTGCTCACAGACTTGAGGTGTCAAATTACACAAGCTATGAGATAGTTGAAACAATGGCGAATGCAGTCAAACGCTCTTCAGAGATAGCAAAAGAAAAACAAGCTTCAGTAGTATTACTATCACCAGCTTGTGCTAGTTTTGACCAATATCCCAACTTTGAAATCCGTGGTGATGACTTTCGGAAACTCTGTTTAGAATTACATTAATGTCCCAGAAACCTTGTTTTTCGACAACTCAGCATGATGATTTTTGATTTGACAACTAAAACCGGGTTTCACTCGAAGATGCGAAGTCGTGAAAAACCGAATTTATTTTGTGAGAGGATAAGGTTACGGCGGGTTGATTTGTCTGCGTAGAAAACCCGGTTTTTGGAATTATGCGATCGCTTACCCCCTACATCAAGCCTAAAGCCTTAAATTTGAACCTGGAAACAGAGAATCAGAGTTCCTTATACAGATTCCTCATCCTCTTCATCTTCCCCATCATCCAATAATTCTGTCGCTTTGCCACCCAATAAACCAAAAATAGCCCCGACTCCTGTTTGCCATGTTGCAGTAAAATTTTCTAGCGATCGCACCTGATATTCTGATAATTTAGGTTGAGACGACAACCACAAAGATGTGCTGCCAGAACCCAGAGTTAGAAATATAACAGTCGAGAAAACTAACAGGAAAGCAGCAATACCTCTGCCAAATTAAGAGGATTCAACACCCGTAGAAACGTGATGAATACGCCCTAAAGAAGTAAGCTTGGCAAAAATCTGGGTTAATAAAATAGGCTCAGGAATTTCTGGAAGCATTTTTAAGATTTCATGAACATATCGAAAACCACGGTAATGAGCCTTAAGGTCAATAATGCCGGAGTCGGGATTCAGGATGCGGAAATCAGCGAGAAGATGATGAGATAAATTAACCATAAAGAATGCTAGATTAGCAGCATTAGTCACCGCAGTTTGACCGATGTTCATAAAGTCTTCCAATCCCCAAAATTGCTTGGCATCACGGAAGTTAAACTCGATCTGAAAGCGTAGTTTGTAGTAGTCAATTATTTTCTCAGATGACAACTTTAGGTCACTAGAAAACAGAATTACGTGACTGCGAGCATTAGTTTTCAGATTTGTTTTCACCAAAATAACTACATTCAGGGACTGGGCAAATTCTTTGTGCAGTAAAGTAGCTTGGTAACTATCGGTTTGGATATCCTCTTCGATACTACTTTGACGCAAATATTCATCAGAAATATTACGCCAGTCTAGTTTATCTCCGTATTTACGGCGTGAACGATGATTAGGGTCAGGATTTTGGTAAGGTATGTATAATGCTGAATCGTGGCGTAACTTGGAAATTATATGTAAGTTGACCTGTCGAGCCATCTGCAAAGCATTATTGTTTCCAAAATGACCATCTAAGACTAAGTAAGTCAGTGGGATAAAGTTAGCTACCAGCTTGACTAGCTCATTAATCATCTTCTTAATTCTGAGTAATTCAGACGTAAGAATTACTTCGGTCTTGTTTTTATTTTTACTCCCTTTTGGTCGTCCACGTCCACGTTTTTCTTTGGCTTTTATTTCTGGTCTTAACGATACGCTACTTTTTTCTATATCGTTCTTTATTACCTGTTCTATCTGAATTGGAAATGAGTGCCTTTGTTCAACACTTACTAATGATAATGTAAAGAAAGATAACCCTGATATTGGCTTACTTACTAGGCTGGAAAAGAATCTATCCAACCCATAAGTTTTTTTCCCGGATTTACTTACTACAACTTCATCTCCTGCAAGTAAATACACCTCATTCGCACGGAACAAATGCTTGCGGAAAAATAGCCAAAACAATGTCGCCCAAGGGATTACCGTATGAAAAAATCTCAACATCGTCCGATAACTACCACCACTACCTGTCCAACGAGAAATTCCCAACATAGTGACTCGCCCGCTCATCGCTAACATTGCCAAGATTATTTGGTTCAATTGCTTCATCGTTGTAGCGTTTATCTGCGGCAGGAAGCATTGTAACAATGATAAAATGTCAAGCATGGGCGCACATAGTGGTTTTTGAGTTGTCGTTGTGAGAGACAATAACTCTACTACGAAACGCCCTACCTCTTCCTCTTCATCCTCTTACTTTGGCGAAGGTATTGAAGCAGGAGAAATATTTTGTTTACGCATGATTTTATTTTTGCCATCAACTCTATAACCTCAATTAGAAGCGAAAGATAGCTGACTTCTTGGTTGGGGAAACAGCCGATATAATTTCTCTGTAACTCAACTTTTATCGACGGAAAATCAATATCTAGCGTATGTGGTTAAGTATTGGTTGAACAAGAATCATGGGGAACTCGCCCATAACTCAGCCATTCACTGATATAAAACATATATGTTCCTTAATTGCCTGATGCAAATGAATGACGCGATCGCTTAAAGTATCCCCTGAGTATATACAAAAAGTAAAGTCAGCCTTACAAGCCAATGGCTACCCTAGTCAGCAGTCTTTAGCTAGCGGTGTTGGTTTAGCGCTTTCCACAGTCAAAAACTTCCTTGCCGGGAAACCTGTGGAATATCTTAATTTCATTGAAATCAGCGAAAAACTGGGTTGTGATTGGCAAAAAATAGCTGACAAGCAACCAGGAAACGGAACATCTTCAACAAAAAACGAAACCTCACCCTTTATTACAGGTTTACCGATTATTCAACCTCACCAATTTTTTGGACGTGAGAAGGAATTAAAACGGTTATTTAACCTCCTCAAACGTCATCCCCTGCAAAATGCCGCAATTATCGGTAAAAGAAGAATTGGTAAAACCTCGCTGCTGCATTACCTAAAAAGTATTACCACTGCCCCAATAGAACAATTACGTCCAAATCAAAAGTCTGATTGGCTACAAAACCCCGAAATCTATAAGTGGATTTTCGTAGACTTTCAAGACTCGCGTATGGCAAGCAGAGAGAACTTTTTGGGTTATATTCTCGAATCTTTAGGAATGCAACTACCAAATCCTTGTAATTTAGATAACTTCATGGATTTACTTAGCGGTAATTTGCGAAACCCCACAGTTATTCTACTTGACGAAATCGGCGTAGGTTTACAACGTTGTCCTCAATTAGACGATGAATTTTGGGAAACTTTGCGTTCTTTAGCAACTAACCAGACAGATGGTAATCTCGCGTTTATTTTAGCAACCCACGAATCACCAATTGATTTAGCCCGCAGTAACGGACATAGTTCACCATTCTTCAATATTTTTGGCTACACGGCAACCTTGGGAAGCTTCAAAGAACAAGAAGCACAAGAATTAATTGCTAGTTCTCCAATTCCTTTTCCTGAAGATGATGTGGAGTGGATAATTCAACAAAGTCAACATATACCTTTGTTACTACAAATTCTCTGTCGGGAAAAATTATTTACTCTAGAAGATCGAGATGATAATAATTGGCGTG includes:
- the murD gene encoding UDP-N-acetylmuramoyl-L-alanine--D-glutamate ligase — encoded protein: MSKAHVIGFGKSGVAAARLLKREGWEVTLSDLNTSPVLSAQQEKLAAEGITVKLGYSLDFGESQLPQLIVVSPGVPWDIPTLLKARELNIETIGEMELAWKYLNHVPWVGITGTNGKTTTTSLIAAIFAKAGLNAPACGNIGYAACEVALEYAGNKQKSEQENEKVGELVPPASDEKSLDWVIGEISSYQIESSSTLAPRIGIFTTFTPDHLARHKTIENYYNIKAKLLQHSQLQIINGDDVNLKKIGLKDWSDAYWTSIQGEESLIGEKGFYIEDGWIIEKLTSIPKKVIKTSTLRMLGSHNLQNLLMSVAAARLAGIEPEIISQAITEFPGVPHRIEHICTWEGIDFINDSKATNYEAAEVGLGSMTSPTILIAGGEAKEGDDSAWIAKIKENAIAVLLIGNAASQFAHRLEVSNYTSYEIVETMANAVKRSSEIAKEKQASVVLLSPACASFDQYPNFEIRGDDFRKLCLELH
- a CDS encoding AAA family ATPase — protein: MTRSLKVSPEYIQKVKSALQANGYPSQQSLASGVGLALSTVKNFLAGKPVEYLNFIEISEKLGCDWQKIADKQPGNGTSSTKNETSPFITGLPIIQPHQFFGREKELKRLFNLLKRHPLQNAAIIGKRRIGKTSLLHYLKSITTAPIEQLRPNQKSDWLQNPEIYKWIFVDFQDSRMASRENFLGYILESLGMQLPNPCNLDNFMDLLSGNLRNPTVILLDEIGVGLQRCPQLDDEFWETLRSLATNQTDGNLAFILATHESPIDLARSNGHSSPFFNIFGYTATLGSFKEQEAQELIASSPIPFPEDDVEWIIQQSQHIPLLLQILCREKLFTLEDRDDNNWREEAMEQIQPFMHLLD
- a CDS encoding IS4 family transposase, translated to MLDILSLLQCFLPQINATTMKQLNQIILAMLAMSGRVTMLGISRWTGSGGSYRTMLRFFHTVIPWATLFWLFFRKHLFRANEVYLLAGDEVVVSKSGKKTYGLDRFFSSLVSKPISGLSFFTLSLVSVEQRHSFPIQIEQVIKNDIEKSSVSLRPEIKAKEKRGRGRPKGSKNKNKTEVILTSELLRIKKMINELVKLVANFIPLTYLVLDGHFGNNNALQMARQVNLHIISKLRHDSALYIPYQNPDPNHRSRRKYGDKLDWRNISDEYLRQSSIEEDIQTDSYQATLLHKEFAQSLNVVILVKTNLKTNARSHVILFSSDLKLSSEKIIDYYKLRFQIEFNFRDAKQFWGLEDFMNIGQTAVTNAANLAFFMVNLSHHLLADFRILNPDSGIIDLKAHYRGFRYVHEILKMLPEIPEPILLTQIFAKLTSLGRIHHVSTGVESS